The Falco naumanni isolate bFalNau1 chromosome 1, bFalNau1.pat, whole genome shotgun sequence genome window below encodes:
- the LOC121082657 gene encoding alveolar macrophage chemotactic factor-like encodes MSAHPRRLPLLLLLLLPLLAALCRAAPLAGELRCRCLRTVSQVIPPRRLARVQLLAEGPHCAVPEVIATTKQGQTLCLDPAAPWVKLILTRIHHSSTQKN; translated from the exons ATGAGCGCGCacccccgccgcctgcccctcctcctcctcctcctcctcccgctgcTGGCCGCCCTTTGCCGAG CCGCGCCGCTGGCCGGGGAGCTGCGCTGCCGCTGCCTGCGCACCGTGTCCCAGGTGATCCCGCCGCGGCGCCTGGCCCGCGTCCAGCTGCTCGCCGAGGGGCCGCACTGCGCCGTGCCCGAGGTCAT aGCCACGACGAAGCAGGGACAGACGCTCTGCCTGGACCCCGCCGCGCCCTGGGTCAAGCTCATCCTCACCCGGATCCACCACAG ctcAACACAGAAGAACTAA